Proteins encoded together in one Eublepharis macularius isolate TG4126 chromosome 2, MPM_Emac_v1.0, whole genome shotgun sequence window:
- the PTPRCAP gene encoding protein tyrosine phosphatase receptor type C-associated protein, with translation MDLQFPAALSALLLLLPVFPENTMASEEGRGSHSDSTTISLLFCLLLFLLLLLFLAWRRLNRDSQGRYHPRRLVGALVHQWQAFRGEASPEELPQGLKDEGDEEPEEPEQQQDIEAEEKVQQEDDQEEERQEDQEDLDKSIHSEPPEEAELQQPSKEDGAKATEGSAEALLSDLHSFSGTAAWEDRGEHFHITTL, from the exons ATG GACCTTCAGTTCCCTGCTGCTCTCTCTGCACTGCTCCTGCTGCTCCCAGTTTTTCCTGAGAACACAATGGCTTCAGAAGAAGGCAGAGGCAGTCATTCTGATTCTACTACTATAAGCCTTCTCTTCTGTCTGCTGCTGTTCCTTCTCCTGTTACTGTTCTTAGCCTGGCGCAGGCTGAATCGTGATTCTCAAGGCAGGTACCACCCTCGACGTCTGGTGGGAGCTTTGGTCCATCAATGGCAGGCATTCAGGGGGGAGGCATCTCCAGAGGAGCTGCCCCAGGGCCTTAAGGATGAGGGAGacgaagagcctgaggagccagagcagcagcaggacatCGAAGCTGAGGAGAAAGTCCAGCAGGAAGACGACCaggaggaggaaaggcaggaagacCAGGAAGACCTCGACAAGAGCATTCACTCTGAGCCACCTGAAGAGGCTGAGCTTCAGCAGCCTTCCAAGGAAGATGGTGCAAAGGCAACAGAGGGCAGTGCTGAGGCCTTGCTTAGTGATCTGCATTCCTTCTCTGGGACAGCAGCCTGGGAGGACAGGGGTGAGCATTTCCACATTACCACCCTCTAG